In a genomic window of Bacteroidia bacterium:
- a CDS encoding NAD(P)/FAD-dependent oxidoreductase, translated as MILKQETLSNNQPELELKFRLPETDKPRLVVIGGGFAGLNLIRKLKDADLQIVLIDRNNYHTFIPLLYQVSTAGLDPDSIASPFRKVLAGQKNVFFRVAEVEEIRPEEKSVVTHVGALSYDYLVIATGSRTNFFGLDDVSRYAMPLKSVPQALNLRSLILQNFEKALMETDPDEFERLSHIIVVGAGPTGVELCGALGELKNFVLPKDYPELNFEKLYIHLVEMKDRVLPTMSPEASKYAHIYLENLTVDVRVNRTIKSYDGNVVVFKNGEEIHTNTVVWAAGVKGALLKGIPEDLIEFGRCKVDSFNRLPGFEDLFVIGDLSNFRTEDYPNGLPMVATVAIQQGSHLAHNLKRLLAGGEMIPYEYTNKGYMATIGRKKAVADLPNLKVHGFFAWILWLVVHIYYLIGFRNKISVFIDWTYNYMRYEMGNRLIIRPFPDPKRKFFKERAAGQEND; from the coding sequence ATGATCTTAAAGCAGGAAACGCTAAGCAATAATCAACCGGAGTTGGAGCTGAAATTTCGGCTGCCCGAAACTGATAAACCCAGGCTCGTGGTAATCGGGGGTGGATTCGCAGGATTAAACCTCATCCGGAAACTTAAAGATGCCGATCTCCAGATTGTGCTGATTGACCGCAATAATTATCACACTTTTATACCGCTTCTCTATCAGGTATCTACCGCAGGACTAGATCCTGATTCTATTGCCAGCCCATTTCGCAAAGTTCTGGCGGGACAGAAGAATGTCTTTTTTCGTGTAGCAGAGGTGGAGGAAATAAGGCCAGAGGAAAAGTCAGTCGTTACCCATGTTGGCGCACTCAGCTACGATTATCTTGTGATCGCCACCGGTTCCCGTACCAATTTCTTTGGGCTGGATGACGTAAGCCGTTATGCCATGCCGCTGAAGTCCGTGCCACAGGCATTGAACCTCCGCAGTCTGATTCTTCAAAACTTTGAGAAAGCCTTGATGGAAACGGATCCTGACGAATTTGAGCGGCTTTCTCATATTATAGTGGTGGGCGCTGGCCCCACAGGAGTTGAGCTTTGCGGAGCACTGGGCGAGCTGAAAAATTTTGTACTTCCCAAAGATTATCCTGAGCTTAATTTTGAGAAGTTATACATCCACCTGGTGGAGATGAAAGACCGTGTATTGCCAACAATGTCTCCGGAGGCATCGAAATATGCACACATTTATCTTGAGAATTTAACCGTGGATGTAAGGGTAAACCGCACCATTAAGTCGTATGATGGAAATGTGGTGGTTTTTAAGAACGGAGAGGAAATCCATACCAATACTGTGGTGTGGGCTGCCGGAGTAAAAGGAGCTTTGCTTAAAGGCATCCCGGAAGATCTGATTGAATTTGGGCGCTGCAAGGTGGATTCATTTAACCGGTTGCCCGGCTTCGAAGATCTGTTCGTGATAGGAGACCTCTCGAATTTCCGGACAGAGGATTATCCGAATGGCCTGCCCATGGTGGCTACGGTGGCCATCCAGCAGGGTTCGCATCTGGCCCATAACTTAAAGCGATTGCTCGCAGGCGGGGAAATGATACCCTATGAATATACCAACAAGGGTTATATGGCTACTATTGGCCGGAAAAAGGCCGTGGCTGATCTGCCCAATTTAAAGGTGCATGGGTTCTTTGCCTGGATCCTTTGGCTTGTGGTCCATATATATTATCTCATCGGTTTTCGGAATAAGATCTCCGTTTTCATTGACTGGACATATAATTACATGCGATATGAAATGGGTAACCGATTGATAATAAGACCTTTCCCGGACCCCAAGAGGAAGTTTTTTAAGGAACGGGCAGCGGGGCAGGAAAATGATTAG